Part of the Nerophis lumbriciformis linkage group LG24, RoL_Nlum_v2.1, whole genome shotgun sequence genome, gttctctcgagaggggctggactctcttccactctggcgttgccggcaatgagaggcgacgggctggggtggtaattcttgttgccccccggctcagagcctgcacgttggagttcaacccggtggacgagagggtagcttccctccgccttcgagtGGGCggccgggtcctgactgtggtttgcgcttacgcgccaaacggcagctcagagtacccaccctttttggattcgctcgagggagcacttgagagtgctcccccgggtgattccctcgttctactgggggacttcaatgctcatgttggcagcgacagtgaaacctggagaggcgtgattgggaagaatggccgcccggatctgaacccgagtggtgttttgttattggacttttgtgcccatcacagattgtccataatgaacaccatgttcaaacataagggtgtccatatgtgcacttggcaccaggacaccctaggccgcagttccatgatcgactttgtagttgtgtcatcggatttgcggcctcatgttttggacactcgggtgaagagaggggcggagctttcaaccgatcaccacctggtggtgagttggctgcgatggtgggggaggatgccggacagacctggcaggcccaaacgcattgtgagggtttgctgggaatgtctggcagtctcctgtcagagagagtttcaattcccacctccggaagaactttgaacatgtcacgagggaggtgctggacattgagtccgagtggaccatgttccgcgcctctattgtcgaggcagctgattggagctgtggccgcagggtagttggtgcttgtcgtggcggtaatcctagaacccgttggtggacaccggcggtgagggatgccgtcaagctgaagaaggagtcttatcgggttcttttggctcataggacttctgaggcagcggacaggtaccgacaggccaagcggtgtgcggcttcagcggttgctcggacatgggaggagttcggggaagccatggaaaacaacttccggacggcttcgaagcgattctggaccaccatccgccgcctcaggaaggggaagcagtgcactatcaacactgtgtatggtgaggatggtgttctgctgacctcaactgcggatgttgtggatcggtggagagaatacttcgaagacctcctcaatcccaccaacacgtcttcctatgaggaaaccgtgcctggggtatctgtggtgggctcttctatttctggggctaaggttgctgaggtagttaaaaagctcctcggtggcaaggccccgggggtggatgctctggatgctgtgggggtgtcttggttgacaagactctgcagcatcgcgtggacatcgggggcggtacctctggattggcagaccggggtggtggttcctctctttaagaaggggaaccggagggtgtgttctaactatcgtgggatcatactcctcagccttcccggtaaggtctattcaggtgtactggagaggaggctacggcggatagttgaacctcggattcagaaggaacagtgtggtttttgtcctggtcgtggaactgtggacaagctctatactctcggcagggtccttgagggtgcatgggagtttgcccaaccagtctacatgtgctttgtggacttggagaaggcattcgaccgtgtccctcgggaagtcctgtggggagagctcagagagtatggggtatcggactgtctgattttggtggtccgctccctgtatgatcagtgtcagagcttggtccgcattgccggtagtaagtcggacacgtttccagtgagggttggactccgccaaggctgcccattgtcaccgattctgttcataacttttatggacagaatttctaggcgcagtcaaggcgttgaggggatccggtttggtggctgcaggattaggtctctgctttttgcagatgatgtggtcctgatggcttcatctggccatgatcttcagctctcgctggatcggtttgcagccgagtgtgaagcgactgggatgagaatcagcacctctaagtccgagtccatggttctcgcccggaaaagggtggagtgccatctccgggttggggaggagaccctgccccaaatggaggagttcaagtacctcggagtcttgttcacgagtgagggaagagtggatcgtgagatcgacaggcggatcggtgcggcatcttcagtattgcggacgctgtatcgatccgttgtggtgaagaaggagctgagccggaaggcaaagctctcaaagggacggcgtggcgcagtggaagaatggccgtgcgcgacccgagggtccctggttcaatccccacctagtaccaacctcgtcatgtccgttgtgtcctgagcaagacacttcacccttgctcctgatgggtgctggttagcgccttgcatggcagctccctccatcagtgtgtgaatgtgtgtgtgaatgggtaaatgtggaagtagtgtcaaagcgctttgagtaccttgaaggtagaaaagcgctatacaagtacaacccatttatcattatcatttataatttaccggtcgatctacgttcccatcctcacctatggtcatgagctttgggttatgaccgaaaggacaagatcacgggtacaagcggtcgaaatgagtttcctccgccgggtggcagggctctcccttagagatagggtgagaagctctgtcatccggggggagctcaaagtaaagccgctgctcctccacatcgagaggagccagatgaggtggttcgggcatctggtcaggatgccacccgatcacctccctcgggaggtgtttagggcacgtccgaccggtaggaggccacggggaagacccaggacacattgggaagactatgtctcccggctggcctgggaacgcctcgggatcccccaggaagagctggacgaagtggctggggagagggaagtctgggcttccctgcttaggctgcttcccccgcgacccgacctcggataagcggaagaagatggatggatggatggagataaagtacaaaccccgtttccatatgagttgggaaattgtgttagatgtaaatataaatggaatacatccatccatccatccattttctaccgcttattccctttgggatcgcggggggcgctggagcctatctcagctacaatcgggcgggaggcggggtacaccctggacaagtcgccacctcatcgcagggccaacacagatagacagacaacattcacactcacatccacacactagggccaatttagtgttgccaatcaacttatccccaggtgcatgtctttggaagtgggaggaagccggagtacccggagggaacccacgcagtcacggggaggacatgcaaactccacacagaaagatcccgagccccggattgaacccaagactactcaggaccttcgtattgtgaggcagatgcactaacccctcttccaccgtgctgcgcaaatcaatggaatacaatgatttgcaaatacttttcaacccatattcaattaaatgcactacagagacaagatatttgatgttcaaacgcataaactttattttttttttgcaaataataattaacttagaattacatggctgcaacacgtgccaaagtagttgggaaagggcatgttcaccactgtgttacatggcctttccttttaacaacacgcagtaaacgtttgggaactgaggagacacattttttaagcttctcaggtggaattcgttcccattcttgcttgatgtacagcttaagttgttcaacagtccggggtctccgttgtggtattttaagcttcatagtgcgccacacattttcaatgggagacaggtctggactacaggcaggccagtttagtactcgtactcttttactatgaagccacgttgatgtaacacgtggcttggcattgtcttgctgaaaaaagcaggggcgtccatggtaacgttgcttggatggcaacaaatgttgctccaaaacctgtatgtacctttcagcattaatggcgccttcacagatgtgtaagttacccatgtcttgggcactaatacacccccataccatcacagatgctggcttttcaacgtggcgcctataacaatccggatggttcttttcctctttggtccggaggacacaacgtccacagtttccaaaaacaatttgaaatgtggactcgtcagaccacagaatacttttccactttatatcagtccatcttagatgagctcaggcccagcgaagccgactgcgtttctgggtgttgttgataaacggttttcgccttgcataggagagttttaactttcactttcagatgtagcgaccaactgtagttactgacagtgggtttctgaagtgttcctgagcccatgtggtgatatcctttacacactgatgtcgcttgttgatgcagtacagcctgagggatcgaaggtcacggacttagctgcttacgtgcagtgatttctccagattctctgaaccctttgatgatattacggaccgtagatggtgaaattcctaaattccttgcaatagctggttgagaaaggtttttgttaaactgttcaacaatttgctcacgtatttgttgacaaagtggtgaccctcgccccatccttgtttgtgaatgactgagcatttcatggaatctacttgtatacccaatcatggcacccacctgttcccaatttgcctgttcacctgtgggatgttccaaataagtgtttgatgagcattcctcaactttatcagtatttattgccacctttcccaacttctttgtcacgtgttgctggcatcaaattctaaagttaatgattatttgcacaaaaaaaaatgtttatcagtttgaacatcaaatatgttgtctttgtagcatattcaactgaatatgggttgaaaatgatttgcaaatcattgtattccgtttatatttatatatatatttatatatatatttatatatatgtgttagataaatatatttatatttatctaacacaatttcccaactcatatggaaacggggtttgtactttattcACGTGCATTATTTCCAGCCTTTCACGGGCCGTATAAAAtgatgggccttgagtttgacacctgtgagttAAAACATTAAAACCCTAACTgcaaaacgttaataacattaaaactGTACGAGCACAAGTGTTTTTTGACAGCACAAACCAAAGGcaatgttatttttatgtttgcaaTAACAAGGGGCCGTggggcaacttcacacaggttatatataatgtgtaaaatCATCTCTtcaattgttttttatatttgcaataaCAAGGGGCCGTgggcaacttcacacaggttatataaaatgtgtaaaatCATCTCTTCAATTGTCCATTTATTAACCTAAATGGTGAAATACTGTATTTTCTTCAAAACcactgtcctctgcagtggacatttgtttttagtctttttgtttgtttgtttgtttgttagcgtaacacattttgaaaaacaacaaaataaacacaaatgtccactgcagaggacactggttctaaaGGATATTTGTGACAGGTGTTTGTAAGACTTTGGTtaccttttttattttgtttcctgGTAAAGCACTTGGGGAGTAGATTTGAAAGACACAATTAGGCAGCACTAAGCCAAAATCCGATCCGTATGATTCGCTAAGAGCATACAGAAAAATGTCGTAgcctttcttcctgtcactcacacgtaTATTCATGTTAAGATGACCTCTTCCTGCATGCTATGATGACAAAACCTCACGGTGAATAATTACTATCTGGTGTGTGCAGGTGACAGCCGAGGCACGCTGCAAGCTGGTCAGCTGGCTCATCCCCGTGTGCAAACACTTCCGTCTGTCTTTCGAGTGCTGCTGCCTGGCCGTCAACATCATGGACAGGTTCATGGCGTGCACGCCGGTGGCCGCGGACTGTTTTCAGCTTCTTGGCGTCACCGCGCTGCTCCTTGCCAGCAAAAAGGTGCCTGTACACAGAATGTATACATCATTctcaaagtattgggacatctaCTGTATACTTGAAAGGTCTGGTGGACATGTCTATATGTGTTAGaaagaaagataaagtactttattcacGTACATTATTTCTGGGGGGGGTGACGACGACTGCTGGAGCcaagctcagctgcattcgggcagaaggcggggtacaccctggacaagttgccacctcatcgcagggccaacacagatagacagacaacattcacactcacattcacacactagggaccatttagtgttgccaatcaacctatccccaggtgcatgtctttggaggtgggagcaagctggagtacccggagggaacccacgcagtcacggggagaacatgcaagctccacacagaaagatcccgagcccatgatcgaacccaggactttcatattgtgaggcacacgcactaacccctgtttcaccgtgctgcctcccaggggcatacttgccaaccctctcggattttccgggagactcccgaaattcagcgcctctcccgaaaacctcccgggacaaattttctcccgaaaatctcccgaaattcaggcggagctggaggccacgcctcctccagctccatgcggacctgagtgacgtgttgacagcctgttctcacgtctgctttcccacaatataaacagcatgcctgcccaatcaagttataactgtagaatgatcgagggcgagttcttggtttcttatgtgggtttattgttaggcagtttcattaacgtcctccaagcgcggtaacaacacacaacaacagcagtcaagttttcgtctaccgtaaagcagtttgtctgccgtaaacagcaatgttgtgacacttttaaacaggacaatactgccatctactgtacatgcatatgtgacccacccataatgtgtcacatttttgtgttgattaatttattttattttgtggtttgaatttgtttttggagctgtcattacacatttatcagtattcacattggtcagtaggaggcagtagggcgtttcttcccaattgaatgctatcacctgcagaccggaagtgtcttgtcattctgatgagagcgaccagtctgtgaacaattgaaacgtcctgtgtgctttttcctcctgtataacaggttagttttggtgaatcaactcactgaataatatccatgtgatctttatacgtttaagtacacattctgatggtggagcctaactctaaagtgtttgtgagttgtagtttgtatttgtgaatgaatccagtgcacagctgcagtaatcaatacaaaatggcgacgtgagtacgcaatgtttatataggaacttccgatcctaattcagactcccaaattagagctcccgttttcttattgattttataatgtatatttgtataatgtgtgtgttctgaaatagtgacagagaatagaacaaggatggacaattcaacccttaactcaacaatgagtagaggagtgttatgtgtgtgtatatgtgtaaataaatgaacactgagattcaagtatttcttttatttatttatatatatatatatatatatatatatatatatatatatatatatatatatatatatatatatatatatatatatatatgtgtgtatatatatatatatatatatatatatatatatatatatatatatatatatatatatatatgtgtgtgtatatatatatatatatatatatatatatatatatatatatatatatatatatatatatatatatatatatatatatatatatgtgtgtgtgtatatatatatatatatatatatatataaaaaaaaaaatatatatatatatatatagctagaattcactgaaagtcaagtatttcttatatatatatatatatatatcttaaccacgcccccaaccacgccctcagGTACCGTGACATGTCACCGTTGGATTTGACGTGATTCGGTGCCCGGTCGGACCGGCGGAATTTGGTCAGCGCCAAAAAAAGTACCAGATTCCAAACCAATCTCtactcatgacgcagtaaatttAATGATGCggccacatttgttactggatacttttgaaTACACCTtaattggagactttgtatgcgtaagtaatatgcaacaataatgatttgatacttgtttatattgacacatgtTCTGTTcatttaaggacacttattacatatgtctagcttgtgtgcgattgtgtgcttagctgttgtgtagctgcttgctattcgtagcctatagcctaccatgtttaccttttgcaaatgactaaaatacaagaaaagaacaACACGTATCAGAGAAGCTGCTTGTATTAGCGCTTATATCAgagatttatttataaaaatcaaattttttttttttgctgatattgcacCAATATCCGATAACAATATCAgaccgggacacttctaattaAGATCCATGCTTTATTTACTGAAGCGTTAGTCGAAAAATCGTACTACTGTAAGAAAAATACTTCCAGAATCGAATAAGTTCTGCCTCACCAATTCACATGGAAACTGTTAACAGTCATACACATATGTCAGCTGCTCCTTTGCCGATACTGTAGTGAACGTGGATTTTacttattaaaaaatgtttgttattCTAGCAATATGGTTAAGGTTTTTGTCGATttgtgatcgtttgtgagggcaccaaagggacattcatcctccgctgttcccatttctaatataaagtagtgtaaagtttttacttatatctgtcagtaaactcaccatgaaagcgctaaaacgtaccggtgtggtgagtttacattattaaataagaccacccacaaaatggcgcatcctgaaacgactttcagaaagcggcttgaagatgatctgtaaaatataatccatgcaacattttgaccaataaaccaccattacatgttatgaagacTACTAGGTACCGTGTTGAAAGTGTACACACCTTATTAAAGTGTCTCCATGTGTGTTGCCCAGGTGGAGGTGTGCTCCCCAAGTATCAGTCATCTCTTGTCGCTGTGCTGTGACGCCTTCACCAAGGAGCAGCTCTGCAACCTGGAGTGTCTCATCCTGCTGCGCCTCCACTTCCGCCTGGGTTCGCCCACCCTGGCCTTCTTCCTGGACCACTATGCCAACCGCACGGCGCTTCCCGCACAGTGTGCCAGCCTGGCCCGTAAAGTGTGCGAATTGAGCCTCGCCGACTGCACCTTCGACAAATACGCCCCGTCACTGACTGCCAGCTGCGCGCTGAGCCTGGCGTGCGAGTTACTCCAAAAGCAGCGGGCGAATGCCACAACTTGTCCGCGGGACAGCATGATGGCGACTCAGTGTGAGGACACTTCAGCGGCATGGAGGCCTGATCTAGCTCAGGAGTGCAGAAACAACCTGAAACTGCTGCTTGCACTCAATCAGGAGTCATTAGATGCAACCTTCAACATGTGAAAATATATCATATTTCACTTTTATGACGCTGGTCTTGGACTGATCACCAGTCAGTCAGGGCCGTTATTGATCCATGATCATTTCAGTCAAGGTCTGGGGCAAAAGGAAGATGCAAATTCAAACAAGAACCAACCAACAGCGAGCATATGTTACTAATAGTTAGTTAAGGGAACTTATTAAACAAATACACATCTATATTTGTCACAGTCTGAAGTTAAACTTTGTAAAAACTGCAGTTcgacctggaaaaaaaaatagcattcAAAATCAGGGTAGGGCAGCCCCTCATTTTATCCCTAGCCctttcctgctccatcactgataaatgataaataaatgataaatgggttgtacttgtatagcgcttttctaccttcaaggtactcaaagcgctttgacactacttccacatttacccattcacacacacattcacacactgatggagggagctgccatgcaaggcgctaaccagcacccatcaggagcaagggtgaagtgtcttgctcaggacacaacggacatgacgaggttggtactaggtggggattgaaccagggaccctcgggtcgcgcacggccactcttccactgcgccacgccgtccctgataAGAATATAATAGCAAATTTCCACGGACATTCACAATGGCACACAGAGTTCATGCTGGGGTGGAGTCCTGGGCAGCAGGATGTGCAAATTTATGTTTAAATTATGTtcaatttgttattttgcactagacattttttgaaatatatattttgaattttgaatttttatattttattattttatttttattgcaatgatttcacaaaattatacaataacCGTCTTTAAACAATGTTTTGttttcacaataaacaataatagtgaaaattctaaaaataaaaataaatgaataaaatgaagTACAGAAATGTTTCTTAAATAATGTtagtacaccccccccccctcccccccaaaaaacacaaaaaaaccccaCTCCAATCTCTATAAACTTATGCATAGGTATAGAGACATATACTCATCCTAATTGTACACCATATCATActaattattttataattattgtatattatatattgtgggttccctccgggtactccggcttcctcccacttccaaagacatgcacctggggataagttgattggcaacactaaattggccctagtgtgtggatgtgagtgtgaatgttgtctgtctatctgtgttggccctgcgatgaggtggcgacttgtccagggtgtaccccgccttccgcccgattgtagctgagataggctccagcgacccccgcgaccccaaagggaataagcggtagaaaatggatggatggatatatttatttgttccattaattAAATAGAGATGGCATGCTCACCCATACTAAAATAAaagctaaaataaaaatatttaataatttatttccggtgaattttttttctttaaaaacatgtaacaaaatgaaatttaaaaaaaaagtttcacattaTTAAcaattgggaattttttttataagctaggcctcaaaataaaattatgtttagggcccCAGTTTGGCAGTGATCAGGCTATCTGGCGTACAGAGGTGAAATCTTCGAGTATGAAAgattgtcaaaataaaaaacgttttcatttatccatccatccatccatcttcttccgcttatccgaggtcgggtcgcgggggcagcagcctaagcagggaagcccagacttccctctccccagccacttcgtccagctcctcccgggggatcccgaggcgttcccaggccagccgggagacatagtcttcccaacgtgtcctgggtcttcctcgtggcctcctaccggtcggacatgccctaaacacctccttagggaggcgctcgggtggcatcctgaccagatgcccgaaccacctcatctggctcctctcgatgtggaggagcagcggctttactttgagctccccccggatgacagagcttctcaccctatctctaagggagagccccgccacccggcggaggaaactcatttcggccgcttgtacccgtgatcttgtcctttcggtcataacccaaagctcatgaccataggtgaggatgggaacgtagatcgaccggtaaattgagagctttgccttccggctcagctccttcttcaccacaacggatcgatacagcatccgcattactgaagacgccgcaccgatccgcctgtcgatctcacgatccactcttccctcactcgtgaacaagactccgaggtacttgaactcctccacttggggcaagatctcctccccaacccggagatggcactccacccttttcctggcgagaaccatggactcggacttggaggtgctgattctcatcccagtcgcttcacactcagctgcgaaccgatccagtgagagctgaagatcctggccagatgaagccatcaggaccaaatcatctgcaaaaagcagagacctaatcctgcagtcaccaaaccggatcccctcaacgccttgactgcgcctagaaattctgtccataaaagttatgaacagaatcggtgacaaagggcagccttggcggagtccaaccctcaccggaaacgtgtccgacttactgccggcaatgcgaaccaagctctgacactgatcatacagggagcggaccgccacaatcagacagtccgaaaccccatactctctgagcactccccacaggacttcccgagggacacggtcaaatgccttctccaagtccacaaagcacatgtagactggttgggcaaactcccatgcaccctcaaggaccctgccgagagtatagagctggtccacagttccacgaccaggacgaaaaccacactgttcctcctgaatccgaggttcgactatccggcgtagcctcctctccagtacacctgaatagaccttaccgggaaggctgaggagtgtgatcccacgatagttagaacacaccctccggttcccctttttaaagagaggaaccaccaccccggtctgccaatccagaggtactgcccccgatgtccacgcgatgctgcagagtcttgtcaaccaagacagccctacagcatccagagccttaaggaactccgggcggatctcatccacccccggggccttgccaccgaggagctttttaactacctcggcaacctcaaccccagaaataggacagcccaccacagattccccaggcactgcttcctcataggaagacgtgttggtgggattgaggaggtcttcgaagtattccctccaccgatccacaacttccgcagtcgaggtcagcagaacaccatccgcaccatacacggtgttggtagtgcactgcttccccttcctgaggcggcggatggtggtccagaatcgcttcgaagccgtccggaagtcgttttccatggcttccccgaactcctcccatgtccgagtttttgcctccgcgaccgctgaagccgcacaccgcttggcctgtcggtacctgtccgctgcctcaggagtcccatgagccaaaagaacccaataggactccttcttcagcttgacggcatccctcaccgccggtgtccacca contains:
- the LOC133620375 gene encoding cyclin-O; amino-acid sequence: MMMMVLNGDGGSARKRVQQTDRYRKQKLVSRLSDSGFEEDLAACVPTCSSSSTRAVPSPLRVDEPGDAAAAQQSIWYQQYGDVGYRIQREREALFYPCKSLLLQPQVTAEARCKLVSWLIPVCKHFRLSFECCCLAVNIMDRFMACTPVAADCFQLLGVTALLLASKKVEVCSPSISHLLSLCCDAFTKEQLCNLECLILLRLHFRLGSPTLAFFLDHYANRTALPAQCASLARKVCELSLADCTFDKYAPSLTASCALSLACELLQKQRANATTCPRDSMMATQCEDTSAAWRPDLAQECRNNLKLLLALNQESLDATFNM